The Flavobacterium sp. 123 genome contains a region encoding:
- a CDS encoding TetR family transcriptional regulator C-terminal domain-containing protein yields MATKKVILTKDKIVSMYMNYTLEQNEKPKSVYQFSKLNGFTESEFYTFFGTLNSIENEIFNMFLEKTVALLEKDANYETYDMKSKMLSFYFTFFELLSANRSYVVMSLKENENHLKNLMQLSTLRNSFKQYISGIISDEYRIKQEKLQSFQEKTIKETSWLQLLMTLKFWLDDSSPAFEKTDIYIEKSVKATFELMNIAPIDSLIDFGKFLFKEKIQSK; encoded by the coding sequence ATGGCAACTAAAAAAGTAATACTCACAAAAGACAAAATTGTTTCTATGTATATGAATTATACATTGGAACAAAATGAAAAACCAAAATCTGTTTATCAATTTTCTAAATTAAATGGATTTACTGAGTCTGAATTCTACACTTTTTTTGGGACACTAAATAGTATAGAAAATGAAATTTTTAATATGTTTCTAGAAAAAACTGTTGCGCTATTAGAAAAAGATGCAAACTATGAAACGTATGATATGAAAAGTAAAATGCTTAGCTTTTATTTTACTTTTTTTGAATTGTTATCAGCAAATAGAAGCTATGTAGTAATGAGTTTGAAAGAAAATGAAAACCATCTCAAAAACTTGATGCAATTGTCAACGTTGAGAAATAGTTTCAAACAATATATTTCTGGAATCATTTCTGACGAATACCGAATAAAGCAAGAAAAACTACAATCATTTCAAGAAAAAACAATCAAAGAAACATCTTGGCTTCAGCTATTAATGACACTTAAATTTTGGTTAGACGATTCTTCACCAGCATTTGAGAAAACAGATATCTATATTGAAAAATCTGTGAAAGCTACTTTTGAGTTAATGAACATTGCTCCTATTGACAGCTTAATTGATTTTGGAAAATTCCTTTTTAAAGAAAAAATACAAAGCAAATAA
- a CDS encoding TIGR01777 family oxidoreductase — protein MKKNVLLSGGTGFVGKKLTDLLIQKGFSVSILSRSDKKNTTDISYYNWDVSQEIIEEAAVLDADYIIHLAGENIADKRWTSERKAAIIDSRVQSIQLIQSVLKNNNKKVEAFISASGIGIYGALNGEAICSENTPAANDFLGTVCQKWESAADTITALNIRTVKVRTGLVLGRNDGFLNKLLPIFKFRLGSALGSGKQYMPWIHIDDLCTIYLEAILNSEMDGAYNAAVQDDTTNLIFSKKLAKIFGYSIWLPNVPAFVLKLVMGEMAAIVLTGRRISSEKIEKTGFKFKYKNLETALRDCLTN, from the coding sequence ATGAAAAAAAATGTTTTATTAAGCGGAGGTACTGGATTTGTTGGCAAAAAGCTCACTGATTTATTGATTCAAAAAGGTTTTTCGGTATCTATATTAAGTAGAAGTGATAAAAAAAACACTACTGATATTTCCTACTATAATTGGGATGTCAGTCAAGAGATTATTGAAGAAGCTGCAGTTCTTGATGCAGATTACATTATTCATTTGGCTGGCGAAAATATAGCTGATAAAAGATGGACATCAGAAAGAAAAGCAGCTATAATCGATAGTAGGGTACAATCTATTCAATTAATTCAATCTGTTTTAAAGAATAATAATAAAAAAGTGGAGGCCTTTATTTCGGCTTCGGGTATTGGTATTTATGGCGCTTTGAATGGTGAAGCTATTTGTTCCGAAAACACTCCTGCAGCTAATGATTTCTTAGGGACTGTTTGTCAAAAATGGGAATCGGCAGCGGATACAATTACAGCTCTTAACATAAGAACAGTCAAGGTTAGAACAGGTTTAGTTTTAGGCAGGAATGATGGTTTTTTAAATAAATTGCTACCTATTTTTAAGTTCAGATTGGGTTCTGCTTTGGGATCAGGAAAACAATATATGCCTTGGATTCATATTGATGATTTGTGTACCATTTATTTGGAAGCTATTTTGAATTCAGAAATGGATGGTGCTTATAATGCTGCTGTTCAAGATGATACTACAAATCTTATTTTTTCAAAAAAACTTGCTAAAATATTCGGATATTCAATTTGGTTACCTAATGTTCCTGCCTTTGTGTTGAAATTAGTTATGGGCGAAATGGCAGCAATCGTTTTAACAGGAAGAAGAATTTCTTCAGAGAAAATTGAAAAAACAGGATTTAAATTTAAATATAAAAATCTAGAAACGGCTTTAAGAGATTGTTTAACTAATTGA
- a CDS encoding YceI family protein, translated as MKKITLLLLLLSNFINAQERMTTNSGSIHFEASIPFFEEVQATNEKAIFILEPETSKLNCIILVKQFHFKRALMETHFNENYIESDKYPKASFKGKIEKFDLKNVSNDAKQYVIRGKIEIHGKSKNIAVIAQIKNTTEGIEITSDFDLNTDDFKIEIPFIVRNKISKTVHTHLEFVLH; from the coding sequence ATGAAAAAAATTACACTACTACTGCTACTTTTATCAAACTTTATCAATGCTCAAGAACGAATGACTACTAATTCTGGTAGCATCCATTTTGAAGCATCCATACCTTTTTTTGAAGAAGTCCAAGCAACGAATGAAAAAGCCATTTTTATTTTAGAACCCGAAACCAGTAAATTAAATTGCATTATCCTTGTAAAACAATTCCATTTTAAAAGAGCCTTAATGGAAACTCATTTCAATGAAAATTATATAGAAAGCGACAAATATCCAAAAGCCAGCTTCAAGGGAAAAATTGAAAAATTTGATTTGAAAAACGTATCAAATGATGCTAAACAATATGTAATTCGTGGGAAAATAGAAATTCATGGAAAATCAAAAAACATAGCTGTAATTGCTCAAATCAAAAACACAACTGAAGGAATTGAAATCACCTCCGATTTTGATTTAAATACCGATGATTTTAAAATTGAAATTCCATTTATTGTCCGAAATAAAATATCAAAAACAGTTCACACGCATTTAGAATTTGTTTTACATTAA
- a CDS encoding acyl-CoA thioesterase — MDTTFKTVKSSYITISELMLPSHTNFSGKIHGGYILSLLDQIAFACASKFSGNYCVTASVDTVNFLSPIEVGELVTMKASVNYVGRSSMIIGIRVEAENIQTGVVKHCNSSYFTMVAKDKDGKSIPVPGLIISNLEEVRRFSNCLKQIDLKKERDIHEEIFNYNSDEAIANLSKYNVLLEL, encoded by the coding sequence ATGGATACAACTTTTAAAACGGTAAAATCATCCTACATCACCATTTCAGAATTAATGTTGCCGTCTCATACTAATTTTAGCGGAAAAATTCATGGAGGATATATTTTGTCTCTATTAGATCAAATTGCCTTTGCCTGTGCTTCAAAATTTTCTGGTAATTATTGTGTTACTGCTTCGGTTGACACGGTCAATTTTTTGAGCCCAATTGAGGTTGGTGAACTCGTAACTATGAAAGCTAGCGTTAATTATGTAGGCAGAAGTTCCATGATTATTGGTATTAGAGTAGAGGCCGAAAATATTCAAACTGGCGTGGTTAAGCATTGTAATTCTTCTTATTTTACAATGGTTGCTAAAGACAAAGACGGGAAAAGTATCCCAGTTCCTGGTTTAATCATATCAAATCTTGAGGAGGTACGCAGATTTAGTAATTGCTTAAAACAAATTGACTTGAAAAAAGAGCGTGATATTCATGAGGAAATTTTCAATTATAATTCAGACGAAGCCATTGCTAATTTAAGTAAATACAATGTTTTGCTGGAATTATAA
- a CDS encoding 6-phosphogluconate dehydrogenase — MKRILGIIIGIGVLILICYFTFLYYVPYSEGIRSGELIKLSHKGMAIKTWEGELSQGISGAQIFSFSVLDSDKKVIEDLKTFQGNYVKLTYVERYRTFSWWGETRYFVTSVKKETSPFNQK; from the coding sequence ATGAAACGAATTTTAGGAATTATTATAGGAATTGGTGTTCTGATTTTGATATGTTATTTTACATTTCTTTATTATGTTCCTTACAGTGAAGGCATTCGTTCAGGCGAACTCATAAAATTGAGCCATAAAGGAATGGCCATAAAAACTTGGGAAGGCGAATTAAGTCAAGGAATTTCTGGTGCTCAGATTTTTAGCTTTTCCGTTTTGGATAGTGATAAAAAAGTAATTGAAGATTTGAAAACATTTCAAGGAAATTATGTAAAACTGACCTATGTAGAAAGATACAGAACATTTTCTTGGTGGGGAGAAACAAGATATTTTGTTACATCCGTTAAAAAAGAGACTTCTCCTTTTAATCAAAAATAA
- the rmuC gene encoding DNA recombination protein RmuC, with protein sequence MFDILPFLLAFIIALAIGIWIGKLIFSARFQSEKISLEEKLIAATSQLNQLKEQLINDKIAFEKLLEATNADKEQIRNEKDSLAIQLSKKEVDFDNLWERNKEQKEEVEKLQEKFTKEFENLANKILDEKSTKFTEQNKENMKNILSPLQDKIQLFEKKVEDTHKESIDYHAALRQQILGLREMNIQMSKETINLTKALKGDSKMQGNWGELVLERVLEKSGLEKGREYEVQQAFTTEDGNRVFPDVVINLPDGKKMIVDSKVSLTAYEKYINEEDDDAKTGFLKEHVNSIKRHVEQLGGKNYQDLYQIESPDFVLLFIPIEPAFAMALNEDTSLYNKAFEKNIVIVTPATLLATLRTIDSMWTNQKQQENALEIARQAGALYDKFEGFVADLIKIGKKIDESKIEYSGAMNKLVEGKGNLITSVEKLKKMGAKAKKALPENILNRAEKDENQLLN encoded by the coding sequence ATGTTCGATATTCTTCCGTTTTTATTGGCTTTCATAATAGCTCTCGCCATTGGTATTTGGATTGGAAAACTCATTTTTTCAGCACGTTTTCAGTCTGAAAAAATCAGTTTAGAAGAAAAGCTAATTGCCGCAACATCACAGTTAAATCAGCTGAAAGAGCAACTTATAAACGACAAAATAGCTTTCGAAAAACTCTTGGAAGCAACCAATGCCGACAAAGAACAAATTCGAAATGAAAAAGACAGTTTAGCCATTCAGCTTTCTAAAAAGGAAGTTGATTTTGACAATCTTTGGGAAAGAAACAAAGAGCAAAAAGAAGAAGTCGAAAAACTACAAGAAAAATTTACCAAAGAATTTGAAAATCTAGCCAACAAGATATTAGACGAAAAGTCTACTAAATTCACGGAGCAGAATAAAGAGAATATGAAAAATATTCTTTCGCCTTTGCAAGACAAAATTCAACTATTCGAAAAGAAAGTCGAAGACACACACAAAGAAAGTATCGACTATCATGCGGCTTTACGCCAACAAATATTGGGCTTGCGCGAAATGAATATCCAAATGAGCAAGGAAACTATCAACCTGACCAAAGCTCTGAAAGGCGATAGCAAAATGCAAGGAAACTGGGGCGAGCTTGTTTTAGAAAGAGTTTTAGAAAAATCGGGCTTAGAAAAAGGACGTGAGTATGAAGTCCAACAAGCATTCACCACCGAAGATGGCAACCGAGTTTTTCCGGACGTGGTAATCAACCTTCCTGACGGAAAAAAAATGATTGTCGATTCAAAAGTATCTTTGACAGCTTATGAAAAATACATCAACGAAGAAGATGACGATGCAAAAACAGGCTTTTTAAAGGAACATGTTAATTCAATAAAAAGACATGTTGAGCAATTAGGTGGCAAAAACTATCAGGATTTATACCAAATTGAAAGCCCTGATTTTGTATTGCTTTTTATTCCTATCGAACCCGCTTTTGCAATGGCTTTGAATGAAGACACAAGTTTATATAACAAAGCTTTCGAAAAGAATATTGTCATAGTTACACCCGCAACTTTACTGGCCACACTACGAACTATTGATAGCATGTGGACGAATCAAAAACAACAGGAAAATGCACTCGAAATTGCACGACAAGCGGGAGCTTTGTACGATAAATTTGAAGGTTTTGTAGCCGATTTAATCAAAATTGGAAAGAAAATAGATGAAAGCAAAATAGAATATTCTGGCGCCATGAATAAATTAGTGGAAGGAAAAGGAAATCTAATTACTAGTGTCGAAAAATTAAAAAAAATGGGAGCTAAAGCAAAAAAAGCACTTCCAGAAAATATTTTGAACAGAGCTGAAAAAGACGAAAATCAATTGTTAAACTAG
- a CDS encoding pseudouridine synthase, giving the protein MPTHHHFILHKPYGYLSQFIYELKRKKKLLGELYDFPKGTMAIGRLDEDSEGLLLLTTDGKVSEIIRSKKVDKEYYVQVDGIINQEAIDQLQLGVQIGFNGTKYITKPCTASLIHEIPAFGARGKKIRDERHGPTSWASITVNEGKFRQVRKMTAAVGFPTLRLVRVRIGNVRLDDLQAGEVKEVMNFE; this is encoded by the coding sequence ATGCCTACGCATCACCATTTTATTCTTCATAAACCTTACGGATATTTAAGTCAGTTTATCTATGAGCTCAAACGTAAAAAGAAACTTTTAGGGGAATTGTATGATTTTCCAAAGGGAACAATGGCAATAGGACGTTTAGATGAAGATTCAGAAGGACTTTTGTTACTTACTACTGATGGTAAAGTGAGTGAAATCATTAGAAGCAAAAAAGTAGATAAGGAATATTATGTTCAAGTTGATGGAATTATTAACCAAGAAGCGATTGATCAATTGCAACTGGGTGTCCAAATAGGATTCAATGGTACTAAGTATATTACTAAACCTTGCACGGCTTCATTGATTCATGAAATTCCTGCTTTTGGAGCTAGAGGTAAAAAAATACGAGATGAAAGGCATGGTCCAACATCTTGGGCTTCGATTACGGTCAATGAAGGGAAATTTCGTCAGGTCAGAAAAATGACTGCTGCTGTAGGATTTCCTACTTTGAGATTGGTCCGAGTTAGGATTGGGAATGTTAGGTTGGATGATTTGCAGGCAGGCGAAGTGAAAGAAGTTATGAATTTTGAATGA
- a CDS encoding tRNA (cytidine(34)-2'-O)-methyltransferase, translating to MLNIVLVEPEIPNNTGNIGRLCVGTESRLHLIHPFGFVINDKNLKRSGLDYWVHLDVTEYQNVEEWMSQIPDKSRVFLMSSHAEKSYLENHFQDGDWLVFGKESVGLSADFLNLFDKKNQLTIPMSSLIRSFNIANSVAFVVGEAKRQLAIKE from the coding sequence ATGTTAAACATAGTTTTAGTAGAACCAGAAATACCAAATAATACTGGGAATATAGGCCGTTTATGTGTAGGAACCGAAAGTAGGTTGCACTTAATTCATCCTTTTGGATTTGTGATTAATGACAAAAACCTGAAGCGTTCTGGTTTAGATTATTGGGTGCATCTTGATGTGACCGAGTATCAGAATGTAGAGGAATGGATGTCCCAAATCCCAGATAAATCAAGAGTTTTTTTGATGAGTTCTCATGCTGAAAAATCATATTTAGAAAATCATTTTCAGGATGGTGATTGGTTGGTTTTTGGTAAAGAAAGTGTTGGTCTTAGCGCAGATTTTTTAAATTTATTTGATAAAAAAAATCAATTGACCATTCCGATGTCTTCGCTTATCCGAAGTTTTAATATTGCTAATTCAGTAGCTTTTGTTGTTGGTGAAGCAAAACGTCAGTTAGCGATTAAGGAGTAA
- a CDS encoding ABC transporter ATP-binding protein — MENKIILRASQISIGYSHKKEKTTVASNIDLSLEKGKLIALIGGNGIGKSTLLKTLTGIQKPLSGTVFLNNIAIHELDSLDLAQNLSVVLTEKLPPSNLTVFELIALGRQPYTNWIGKLTDVDIVKVNEAMQLTQISHLATKKHFEISDGQLQKVLVARALAQDTPLIVLDEPTTHLDLLHKVALFKLLKKLTHETGKCILFSTHDIDMAIQLSDEMIIMTPEKIEQDQPCNFIMKGSFNTLFKDEHIVFDAEKGKFVIK, encoded by the coding sequence ATGGAAAACAAAATCATCTTACGCGCTTCTCAAATTAGCATTGGTTATTCTCATAAAAAAGAAAAAACTACAGTGGCTTCAAACATCGATTTATCTTTAGAGAAAGGGAAATTAATTGCCTTAATTGGCGGAAATGGAATAGGAAAATCGACTCTTTTAAAAACGTTAACGGGGATTCAAAAGCCACTATCAGGAACCGTTTTTCTTAATAACATTGCCATTCACGAATTAGATTCTCTAGATTTAGCACAAAATTTAAGTGTTGTTTTAACCGAAAAACTACCGCCTAGCAACCTGACTGTTTTTGAACTAATTGCCTTAGGAAGACAACCTTACACTAATTGGATTGGAAAATTAACTGATGTTGATATCGTGAAAGTTAATGAAGCTATGCAACTCACTCAAATTAGTCATTTAGCGACCAAAAAACATTTTGAAATCAGTGACGGACAATTACAAAAAGTACTGGTGGCAAGAGCATTGGCACAAGATACTCCGCTAATTGTTCTTGATGAGCCTACTACGCATTTGGATTTGTTACACAAAGTAGCGCTTTTTAAATTGCTTAAAAAACTGACTCATGAAACTGGAAAATGCATCTTATTTTCAACCCATGATATCGATATGGCGATTCAATTGAGTGACGAAATGATTATTATGACTCCTGAAAAAATCGAACAAGACCAACCTTGTAATTTTATTATGAAAGGCAGTTTCAATACCTTATTCAAAGACGAACACATTGTTTTTGATGCAGAAAAAGGGAAGTTTGTAATTAAGTAA
- a CDS encoding iron ABC transporter permease, which translates to MTQTNRNTILFISLIIGMLLLFLVNISLGSVSIPIKDVFNSLTTGNCSKETWQYIILNYRLPKAIAAILVGMGLSISGLLMQTLFKNPLAGPYVLGLSSGASLGVAIVILGTSFLPTFLSSILISSYGIVLASSLGSFLVLLAVLAVSQQLRDTMAILIVGLMFGSLTNAIVGTLTYFSTAEQLQKFTFWSLGNLGNLSWSSIAVLSICIGIGLLLSVFSIKPLNALLLGENYAKSLGLNYNKARLIIIFATSILAGSITAFAGPIAFIGLAVPHIAKLVFQTSNHTILFWSTMLFGAIIMLICDSISQLPGSDFTLPINAVTSIFGAPIVIWLLIRKRKMIG; encoded by the coding sequence TTGACCCAAACCAACCGAAATACGATTCTTTTTATTTCCCTAATCATCGGAATGCTTTTGCTATTTTTAGTAAACATAAGTTTGGGTTCTGTTTCCATACCCATAAAAGATGTTTTTAATAGTTTGACTACTGGTAATTGTAGCAAAGAAACTTGGCAATACATCATCCTAAATTATAGGTTACCCAAGGCTATCGCTGCAATTCTTGTTGGAATGGGATTGTCAATTAGTGGTTTATTAATGCAAACTTTGTTCAAAAATCCATTAGCAGGACCTTATGTTCTGGGATTAAGTTCAGGAGCCAGTTTAGGTGTTGCTATAGTAATTTTAGGAACTTCCTTTTTGCCTACTTTTTTGTCTTCCATCTTAATATCCTCCTACGGAATTGTTTTAGCATCCAGTTTAGGTAGTTTTTTAGTTTTATTAGCCGTTTTAGCCGTTTCCCAACAGCTACGCGATACAATGGCAATTTTGATTGTGGGATTAATGTTTGGAAGTTTAACCAATGCAATTGTTGGAACCCTAACCTATTTCAGTACAGCTGAACAATTGCAAAAATTCACTTTTTGGTCTTTGGGAAATTTAGGCAATTTATCCTGGTCATCGATTGCTGTTTTATCAATATGCATAGGCATTGGACTGCTTTTAAGTGTATTTAGTATCAAGCCGTTGAACGCACTACTTTTAGGTGAAAATTATGCCAAAAGTTTAGGTTTAAATTATAACAAAGCACGATTAATTATTATTTTCGCCACAAGTATTCTAGCCGGAAGTATTACCGCTTTTGCTGGACCTATAGCTTTTATAGGATTAGCTGTTCCTCATATTGCAAAGTTGGTTTTTCAAACAAGCAATCACACTATATTATTTTGGAGCACAATGCTTTTTGGTGCAATTATTATGCTTATTTGCGATAGTATTTCACAACTTCCTGGAAGTGATTTCACCTTACCTATTAATGCTGTAACTTCCATTTTTGGAGCACCAATTGTGATTTGGTTGTTGATTAGAAAACGAAAAATGATAGGCTAA
- a CDS encoding ABC transporter substrate-binding protein, translating to MKFIPNTLLYFLVLVLFIQCKDVAKKEAEITTAKNEIQYAKGLEIYNYEGFSVVKITNPWPDAKENFTYVLQQKNSIIPDSLKQFTTIQIPLKSIVVTSTTHIPALELLGVENTLVGFPNTDYISSVKTRKLIDAGKVREVGTNETLNSEVLIDMAPDLIVSFGLNNSNPTLDNLQKSGLKVMLNGDWTEQSPLGKAEWIKFFGALYGLNSKANTIFSDIEKEYNTTLALAKKATSKPTVLSGAMFQDQWYVPQGQSWASLFLKDAQANYLWADSNGTGSLALPFETILEKAQEAEFWIAPGDFSSLKEMSDSNPHYKQFDSFKNKKVYSYGVNKGAKGGIVYFEWSPTRPDWVLKDLISIFHPELLPNHKLFFFQKLE from the coding sequence ATGAAATTCATTCCAAATACCTTGCTTTACTTTTTGGTTTTAGTATTGTTTATTCAATGCAAAGATGTAGCTAAAAAAGAAGCTGAAATTACCACTGCAAAGAATGAAATTCAGTACGCAAAAGGGCTCGAAATATATAATTACGAGGGCTTTTCAGTAGTTAAAATAACAAATCCATGGCCTGATGCCAAAGAAAATTTCACTTATGTGTTACAGCAAAAAAATAGTATAATTCCAGATAGTTTAAAACAGTTTACAACAATTCAAATTCCTTTAAAATCAATAGTTGTAACCTCAACAACTCACATTCCTGCCTTAGAATTACTAGGTGTTGAAAACACATTGGTTGGTTTTCCTAATACCGATTATATTTCTTCTGTAAAAACCCGTAAATTGATTGATGCTGGAAAAGTTCGGGAAGTAGGTACTAACGAAACTTTAAATTCCGAAGTTTTAATTGATATGGCTCCTGATTTGATTGTGAGTTTTGGCTTAAACAATAGCAACCCAACTTTGGACAATTTACAAAAAAGCGGTTTGAAAGTAATGCTAAATGGGGATTGGACAGAACAATCTCCTCTTGGAAAAGCGGAATGGATTAAGTTTTTCGGTGCGCTTTACGGATTAAATTCAAAGGCAAATACTATTTTTTCGGACATAGAAAAAGAGTACAATACAACTTTGGCTTTAGCCAAAAAAGCCACTTCAAAACCAACCGTTCTCAGCGGTGCAATGTTCCAAGACCAATGGTATGTGCCCCAAGGACAAAGCTGGGCTTCCTTGTTTTTGAAAGATGCTCAAGCTAATTATTTATGGGCAGATAGCAACGGAACCGGAAGTTTAGCTTTGCCTTTTGAAACTATTTTGGAAAAAGCACAAGAAGCAGAATTTTGGATTGCTCCAGGCGATTTTTCCTCATTAAAAGAAATGAGCGACAGCAATCCACATTACAAACAATTTGATTCATTCAAAAATAAAAAAGTATATTCGTACGGCGTAAATAAAGGTGCAAAAGGAGGAATTGTATATTTCGAATGGTCTCCTACCCGACCTGATTGGGTATTGAAAGATTTGATTTCTATTTTTCATCCTGAATTGTTACCAAATCACAAACTTTTTTTCTTTCAAAAATTAGAATAA
- a CDS encoding TonB-dependent siderophore receptor produces the protein MNKKFVRISALCVFMTTCAFAQQKDTITSKNELEEVVISDSKFALAKEKSGKVITKITADDLKKKSGQSIATILNSVAGMEINGNQSVAGKNLGYYIRGGKNSQVLILIDGIPVNDASGISFEYDLRLLPADQVESIEIMKGAASTLYGTGAATGVINIKLKKSGKKAIGGNVYFNAGTNTTALAKKTNLQDFNQGFSVNGNLEKVTYFTSLNSTETNGISQVAAPSATANYDEDRFSRINYLAKLGYKVSDNLTLDFFGNYDKINNDYDGGFDNTGTNDTNLNHTTSKQFRFGFTPKYKYAKGEFVLNSSFNKLIRSYSDFDSWSNSVGFSEYQSRNVNVDAYNKYKISQSFFFVSGAQYQFFDMNSVTPYGNIAKESTKFNMIDPYVTGVFTSDFGLNLNAGARWNMHSEYGNQLVYNVNPSFDFKTVPLKILASYSTAFVTPSLYQLYSEYGNSTLTPEKNSTIEVGFETQLLDKKIKFNAVTFFREQTNFIGFYTNPVTYDSNYININGTNKAKGVEAEVSVAVSEKIKWNSNYTFTSVDSALDRLIPKHKVNSSADFQINDRLFFNLTYQYVDNRKDAFFDGNTYATQKITLGSYQLLNSTVRYEWIKNRLSVFGTATNIFNVDFVENVGYSALGRNFKLGMTINL, from the coding sequence ATGAACAAAAAATTCGTTCGAATCAGTGCGTTATGTGTATTCATGACCACCTGTGCCTTTGCGCAACAAAAAGACACTATTACTTCTAAAAACGAACTGGAAGAAGTAGTAATCTCAGATTCTAAATTTGCTTTGGCAAAAGAAAAATCAGGAAAAGTAATCACTAAAATTACAGCTGATGATTTAAAAAAGAAATCGGGTCAAAGCATTGCAACTATTCTGAATTCAGTTGCAGGAATGGAAATTAACGGAAATCAAAGTGTTGCCGGAAAAAATTTAGGGTATTACATTCGTGGTGGAAAAAACAGCCAAGTGCTTATTCTTATTGATGGTATTCCGGTAAATGATGCTTCTGGAATTAGTTTTGAATATGATTTGCGTTTGCTTCCAGCGGATCAAGTAGAAAGTATTGAAATTATGAAAGGCGCTGCAAGTACTTTATACGGAACTGGTGCTGCGACTGGTGTGATTAATATTAAACTTAAAAAATCAGGGAAGAAAGCAATCGGTGGGAATGTGTACTTTAATGCGGGAACTAATACTACTGCTTTAGCCAAAAAGACAAATCTTCAAGATTTTAATCAGGGGTTTTCCGTAAATGGAAATTTAGAAAAAGTCACCTATTTTACTTCTTTAAACAGCACCGAAACAAATGGAATATCTCAAGTAGCTGCTCCAAGTGCTACTGCCAATTATGATGAGGATCGGTTTTCTAGAATTAATTATTTAGCCAAATTAGGGTATAAGGTTTCAGATAATTTGACTTTGGATTTCTTTGGTAATTATGATAAAATCAACAATGATTATGATGGTGGTTTTGATAATACTGGAACTAATGATACCAATTTGAATCATACTACTTCCAAACAATTTCGTTTTGGGTTTACACCAAAATACAAATATGCTAAGGGAGAATTTGTTTTGAATTCAAGCTTTAATAAATTAATACGTTCGTATAGTGATTTTGATAGTTGGTCTAATTCGGTTGGTTTTTCAGAATATCAATCTAGAAATGTCAATGTAGATGCCTACAACAAATATAAAATTTCACAATCGTTCTTTTTTGTTTCCGGAGCACAATATCAGTTTTTTGATATGAATAGCGTTACGCCTTATGGAAATATTGCTAAGGAAAGTACGAAGTTTAACATGATTGATCCGTATGTAACGGGCGTTTTTACTTCTGATTTCGGTTTGAATTTAAATGCTGGTGCGAGATGGAATATGCACAGTGAATACGGGAATCAACTGGTTTATAATGTAAATCCTTCTTTTGATTTCAAAACGGTTCCATTGAAGATTTTAGCTTCTTACAGCACGGCTTTTGTAACACCAAGTTTGTATCAATTGTATTCTGAATACGGAAACTCAACTTTGACACCAGAAAAAAACAGTACCATTGAAGTGGGTTTTGAAACGCAACTATTGGATAAAAAAATTAAATTCAATGCGGTAACCTTCTTTAGAGAGCAAACTAATTTTATAGGATTTTATACGAATCCAGTAACTTATGATTCTAATTATATTAATATTAATGGAACAAATAAGGCAAAAGGAGTAGAGGCCGAAGTATCTGTCGCTGTGAGTGAAAAAATAAAATGGAATTCTAATTATACATTCACTAGTGTTGATAGCGCTTTGGATCGTTTGATTCCAAAACACAAAGTAAATTCATCTGCCGATTTTCAAATTAATGATCGTTTGTTTTTTAATTTAACTTATCAATATGTTGATAATCGAAAAGATGCTTTTTTTGATGGAAATACCTATGCAACTCAAAAAATAACTTTAGGTTCTTATCAATTATTAAATTCGACTGTTCGATATGAATGGATAAAAAACAGATTGTCCGTTTTTGGAACTGCAACTAATATTTTCAATGTTGATTTTGTTGAAAATGTGGGGTATAGTGCTCTAGGAAGAAATTTCAAATTAGGGATGACGATCAATTTGTAA